One window of the Sulfitobacter alexandrii genome contains the following:
- a CDS encoding ribonuclease J — protein sequence MSSDRLIYLPLGGAGEIGMNAYVYGYGKPGKERLIVVDMGVAFPDMDSSPGVDLILPDIQWLKERRDRIEAIFVTHAHEDHVGAVAHTYEALQAPVYARNFTANIARRKMAEHGHPDDAVQTVGAWPHQQGAGPFKVGFLPISHSIPESSALVIDTPEGRLIHSGDFKIDLTPGVGEPFDPALWADVCKDGVKALVCDSTNVFSPLPGRSEGTLGPDIEKLIESASGMVVATTFASNVARVKTLATAGEKAGRSIVLLGRAMKRMVEAALETGVMDDFPPVVSPEDARGIPRENLLLLVTGSQGERRAASAQLARGKYQGIEMKEGDMFLFSAKTIPGNERGVIRIVNQFSELGVDVVDDSSGLYHVSGHANRPDLETLHDVVKPQVLIPMHGEHRHLREHVKIAEGKGITGVLAVNGMMIDLSGNKPTVAEYVETGRTYLDGSVQIGALDGVVRDRIRMALNGHVTITVILDEDDEPLGDPWVDMMGLPETGRSNAPLAEIIEADLAQFLGRSKAATLRDDDKLNEGLKRTARQSAQDEIGKKPEVTVVVSRLS from the coding sequence ATGAGCAGCGACAGATTGATCTACCTTCCCCTCGGCGGGGCGGGTGAAATCGGCATGAACGCCTACGTGTATGGCTACGGGAAACCCGGCAAGGAGCGGCTGATCGTCGTCGACATGGGCGTGGCCTTTCCGGACATGGACAGCAGCCCCGGGGTGGACCTGATCCTTCCCGACATCCAGTGGCTGAAGGAACGGCGCGACCGGATCGAGGCGATTTTCGTCACCCATGCGCACGAGGACCACGTGGGCGCCGTCGCCCACACCTACGAGGCGCTGCAGGCGCCGGTCTATGCCCGAAATTTCACGGCCAATATCGCGCGGCGCAAGATGGCCGAGCATGGTCACCCCGACGACGCGGTGCAGACCGTGGGCGCATGGCCGCACCAGCAGGGGGCGGGGCCGTTCAAGGTCGGCTTCCTGCCGATTTCGCATTCGATACCTGAATCCTCCGCCCTGGTGATCGACACCCCCGAAGGCCGGCTCATCCACTCCGGCGACTTCAAGATCGATCTGACACCGGGCGTCGGAGAACCCTTCGACCCCGCGCTCTGGGCCGATGTGTGCAAGGACGGGGTCAAGGCGCTGGTCTGCGACAGCACGAACGTGTTCTCGCCGCTGCCGGGGCGATCCGAAGGGACCCTGGGCCCCGATATCGAGAAGCTGATCGAAAGCGCCTCGGGCATGGTTGTGGCGACCACCTTTGCGTCCAATGTCGCGCGGGTAAAGACCCTCGCCACGGCGGGGGAAAAGGCGGGGCGGTCGATCGTGTTGCTGGGCCGTGCGATGAAACGCATGGTAGAGGCCGCGCTCGAGACCGGCGTGATGGACGATTTCCCCCCGGTCGTCAGCCCCGAAGATGCCCGCGGTATCCCCCGCGAGAACCTGCTTCTTCTGGTCACCGGAAGCCAAGGCGAACGCCGCGCCGCATCGGCGCAGCTGGCACGGGGCAAGTACCAGGGGATCGAGATGAAGGAAGGGGACATGTTCCTGTTCTCGGCCAAGACCATCCCGGGCAACGAGCGCGGTGTCATCCGCATCGTCAACCAGTTCTCCGAACTTGGGGTCGATGTCGTCGACGACAGTTCCGGCCTTTACCACGTGTCGGGCCACGCCAACCGTCCCGACCTCGAAACCCTGCATGACGTGGTCAAGCCGCAGGTGCTGATCCCGATGCACGGCGAACACCGCCACCTGCGCGAACACGTCAAGATCGCCGAGGGCAAGGGGATCACCGGTGTTCTCGCGGTCAACGGGATGATGATCGATCTGTCGGGCAACAAGCCGACCGTGGCCGAGTATGTCGAGACGGGCCGCACCTATCTCGACGGGTCGGTTCAGATCGGGGCGCTCGACGGGGTGGTTCGCGACCGCATCCGCATGGCCCTGAACGGCCACGTCACGATCACCGTGATCCTCGACGAAGACGACGAGCCGCTGGGCGATCCATGGGTCGACATGATGGGGTTGCCGGAAACCGGGCGGTCGAATGCGCCCCTTGCCGAGATCATCGAGGCTGACCTCGCGCAGTTCCTGGGCCGGTCCAAGGCTGCGACCCTGCGGGACGACGACAAGCTGAACGAAGGCCTGAAACGCACTGCCCGGCAGTCGGCGCAGGACGAGATCGGCAAGAAGCCCGAAGTGACAGTGGTGGTCAGCCGGCTGAGCTGA
- the nuoN gene encoding NADH-quinone oxidoreductase subunit NuoN, whose product MISADLNIILPEILLSCFAILGLLVAVYTTKDRVGGLLVWLTAIVFVVLAAWIGFTGEGTRIAFGGMFIEDSFARFAKVTLLLSAAAVLVMSEGYMKARGLLRFEYPMLVALSVVGMMMMVSAGDLMALYMGLELQSLALYVVASLRRDSVRSTEAGLKYFVLGALSSGLLLYGASLVYGYAGTTMFSGIIQTVQSGETSVGMLFGIVFLIAGMGFKVSAVPFHMWTPDVYEGSPTPVTAFFATAPKVAAMGLFARVLHDAFGNAVGDWSQIVALLSVLSMFLGAIAAIGQTNIKRLMAFSSIAHMGYALMGLAAGTALGVQAMLVYMAIYVTMNVGTFAFILLMSRDGAPVTDIASLNMYSKVNPGRALAMLVLLFSLAGVPPMLGFFGKLYVLRAAYDAGLVWLAVAGVIASVIGAYYYLRIVFFMYFGSEQTDPLDRSGSGVLSGFLMASALIMVLGIINMFGVEGAAAAAAGALVN is encoded by the coding sequence ATGATTTCCGCTGATCTGAACATCATCCTGCCCGAAATCCTGCTGTCGTGCTTTGCCATCCTGGGCCTTCTGGTGGCGGTCTACACCACCAAGGACAGGGTGGGCGGCCTGCTGGTCTGGCTGACCGCGATCGTCTTTGTCGTGCTTGCGGCATGGATCGGCTTTACCGGAGAGGGCACACGCATCGCCTTTGGCGGCATGTTCATCGAGGACAGCTTTGCCCGGTTCGCCAAGGTGACGCTCCTGCTGAGCGCCGCGGCGGTGCTGGTCATGTCCGAAGGCTACATGAAGGCGCGCGGCCTGCTCCGGTTCGAGTACCCGATGCTCGTCGCGCTCTCCGTTGTCGGCATGATGATGATGGTCAGTGCCGGTGACCTCATGGCGCTGTACATGGGGCTGGAACTGCAATCGCTGGCGCTCTACGTCGTGGCCTCGCTGCGTCGGGATTCGGTGCGGTCGACGGAGGCGGGGCTCAAGTACTTCGTGCTCGGCGCGCTCAGCTCGGGCCTGCTGCTTTACGGCGCGTCGCTGGTGTACGGCTATGCCGGTACCACGATGTTCTCCGGCATCATCCAGACGGTGCAATCCGGCGAGACCTCCGTCGGAATGCTCTTCGGCATCGTCTTCCTGATCGCCGGCATGGGCTTCAAGGTGTCCGCCGTGCCATTCCACATGTGGACGCCGGACGTCTACGAAGGGTCGCCGACGCCGGTTACCGCGTTCTTCGCCACCGCGCCCAAGGTTGCGGCCATGGGGCTTTTCGCCCGCGTGCTGCATGACGCCTTCGGCAACGCTGTCGGGGACTGGAGCCAGATCGTCGCGCTGCTGTCGGTCCTGTCCATGTTCCTGGGGGCCATCGCCGCCATCGGCCAGACCAACATCAAGCGCCTGATGGCCTTCTCCTCCATCGCCCACATGGGCTACGCGCTCATGGGCCTTGCCGCCGGTACGGCCCTCGGTGTTCAGGCCATGCTGGTCTACATGGCGATCTACGTCACCATGAACGTCGGCACCTTCGCCTTCATCCTCCTGATGAGCCGCGACGGCGCGCCGGTGACCGACATCGCCTCTCTCAACATGTACTCCAAGGTCAATCCGGGCCGGGCGCTGGCCATGCTGGTGCTGCTCTTCTCGCTCGCCGGTGTGCCGCCGATGCTGGGCTTCTTCGGCAAGCTTTACGTGCTGCGCGCGGCCTATGACGCGGGGCTGGTCTGGCTGGCGGTCGCGGGCGTGATCGCGTCGGTGATCGGTGCCTACTACTATCTCCGGATCGTGTTCTTCATGTATTTCGGATCCGAACAGACCGACCCGCTGGACCGTTCGGGCAGCGGGGTGCTGTCGGGCTTCCTGATGGCTTCGGCGCTGATCATGGTGCTCGGGATCATCAACATGTTCGGTGTCGAGGGGGCGGCGGCGGCGGCCGCAGGGGCGCTTGTCAACTGA
- a CDS encoding NADH-quinone oxidoreductase subunit J, whose amino-acid sequence MTVFSFYLFAICVIAGGLFTVVSRNPVHSVLWLILAFLSSAGLFVLLGAEFVAMLLIIVYVGAVAVLFLFVVMMLDVDFAQLKAEMAKYMPLALLIGLVILMQFVMAFGVWESNEAAEGLRTQVTNPDLYNTEALGLILYDQYFLLFQLAGLILLVAMIGAIVLTLRHRTDVKRQDVVAQMMRDPAKAMELRDVKPGQGL is encoded by the coding sequence ATGACTGTCTTTTCATTCTATCTGTTTGCAATCTGCGTGATCGCCGGCGGGCTTTTCACCGTCGTCAGCCGCAATCCCGTGCATTCCGTGCTCTGGCTGATCCTCGCGTTTCTCAGTTCCGCCGGTCTCTTCGTCCTTCTGGGGGCTGAGTTCGTCGCGATGCTGTTGATCATCGTCTACGTCGGCGCGGTCGCGGTGCTGTTCCTGTTCGTCGTGATGATGCTGGATGTCGACTTTGCGCAGCTCAAGGCGGAGATGGCCAAGTACATGCCGCTCGCGCTGCTGATCGGGCTGGTCATCCTGATGCAGTTCGTCATGGCCTTCGGTGTCTGGGAAAGCAACGAGGCCGCCGAGGGTCTGCGCACGCAGGTGACCAACCCGGATCTCTACAACACCGAGGCGCTGGGGCTCATCCTTTACGATCAGTACTTCCTGCTGTTCCAGCTTGCGGGCCTGATCCTGCTGGTCGCCATGATCGGCGCGATCGTTCTGACGCTGCGCCATCGCACCGACGTCAAGCGGCAGGACGTGGTTGCCCAGATGATGCGCGACCCGGCCAAGGCGATGGAACTGCGGGATGTGAAACCGGGGCAGGGGCTTTGA
- a CDS encoding type III pantothenate kinase, with amino-acid sequence MLLAIDCGNTNTVFSVYDDDTALCTFRTSTHHARTADAYFTWFSTLLKHHRIEPDITEAVISSTVPRVVFNLRVFCDQYFGCRPLVVGKPDCLLPGQPRVDQGTIVGPDRLVNTAGAFDRHGGNLIVVDFGTATTFDVAGHDGAYVGGVIAPGVNLSLEALHMAAAALPHVDITKPQRVVGTNTVACMQSGVFWGYVGLVKEICARIKAERDQNMKIIATGGLAPLFAQTEDLFDVIEDDLTMHGLTVIHKYNKDKAE; translated from the coding sequence ATGCTCTTGGCGATAGACTGCGGAAACACCAACACGGTCTTTTCCGTCTATGACGACGACACCGCGCTGTGCACCTTCCGCACATCCACGCATCACGCACGCACGGCCGACGCCTATTTCACGTGGTTCTCGACCCTTCTGAAGCATCACCGGATCGAGCCCGACATCACGGAGGCGGTGATTTCCTCGACTGTGCCGCGCGTCGTCTTCAACCTGCGTGTCTTTTGCGACCAGTACTTCGGGTGCCGCCCGCTCGTGGTCGGCAAGCCCGATTGCCTGCTGCCCGGCCAGCCGCGCGTGGATCAGGGCACGATCGTGGGGCCGGACCGACTGGTCAATACCGCGGGGGCCTTCGACCGGCACGGTGGCAACCTGATCGTGGTGGACTTCGGCACCGCCACGACATTCGACGTGGCGGGCCACGATGGTGCCTATGTGGGCGGGGTGATCGCGCCGGGGGTGAATCTCAGCCTCGAAGCCCTACATATGGCAGCAGCGGCGCTGCCGCATGTGGACATTACCAAACCACAGCGTGTAGTAGGCACCAACACGGTCGCCTGCATGCAGTCCGGTGTGTTCTGGGGCTATGTTGGCCTGGTCAAGGAAATATGTGCCCGGATCAAGGCCGAGCGGGACCAGAACATGAAAATCATCGCGACCGGCGGGCTGGCCCCGCTGTTTGCCCAGACCGAAGACCTTTTCGACGTCATTGAAGATGACCTCACGATGCACGGCCTGACCGTGATTCATAAGTATAATAAGGACAAAGCTGAATAA
- the nuoK gene encoding NADH-quinone oxidoreductase subunit NuoK, with protein MIGLEHYLTVAATLFVIGIFGLFLNRKNVIILLMSIELMLLAVNINFVAFSSFLGDLVGQVYTLFVLTVAAAEAAIGLAILVCFFRNRGTIAVEDVNMMKG; from the coding sequence ATGATCGGACTTGAACATTACCTGACGGTGGCGGCGACGCTGTTCGTCATCGGCATCTTCGGGCTATTCCTGAACCGCAAGAACGTGATCATCCTGCTGATGAGCATCGAGCTCATGCTGCTGGCGGTGAACATCAACTTCGTCGCTTTCTCGAGCTTCCTCGGTGACCTCGTCGGGCAGGTCTACACGCTCTTCGTGCTCACGGTCGCGGCGGCCGAAGCGGCGATCGGTCTCGCGATCCTTGTGTGCTTCTTCCGCAATCGCGGGACGATCGCGGTCGAAGACGTCAACATGATGAAGGGCTGA
- a CDS encoding NADH-quinone oxidoreductase subunit M — MDTHLLSIITFLPAFAALVLAVFLRGDDAAAARNAKWLAMITTSVTFVISLFVLFEFDPANTGFQFVEESEWLLGMTYRLGVDGISVLFVMLTTFMMPLVIAASWNVETRVKEYMIAFLVLETLMLGVFMALDLILFYLFFEAGLIPMFLIIGIWGGANRIYASFKFFLYTFLGSVLMLVAMVAMYTDAGTTCIGACDVSLLNHTFASDTFSVLGVQVIGGMQTLMFIAFFASFAVKMPMWPVHTWLPDAHVQAPTAGSVVLAAILLKMGGYGFLRFSLPMFPVGSEVLTPLVLWMSAIAIVYTSLVALVQEDMKKLIAYSSVAHMGFVTMGIFAANQQGVDGAIFQMVSHGFISGALFLCVGVIYDRMHTREIDAYGGLVNRMPAYALIFMLFTMANVGLPGTSGFVGEFLTLMGTFQVNTWVAAVATTGVIFSAAYALWLYRRVVMGDLIKESLRSITDMTAREKWIFAPLVVMTLLLGVYPSLVLDMIGPSVAALVENYDLALEAAGTAVQTAEVSN; from the coding sequence ATGGACACGCATCTTCTTTCCATCATCACCTTCCTGCCGGCCTTTGCGGCGCTTGTCCTGGCGGTGTTCCTGCGGGGCGACGACGCGGCCGCGGCCCGCAACGCCAAGTGGCTGGCGATGATCACCACCTCGGTGACCTTCGTCATATCGCTGTTCGTCCTGTTCGAGTTCGATCCCGCCAACACAGGCTTCCAGTTCGTCGAGGAGTCGGAATGGCTGCTTGGCATGACCTACCGGCTGGGGGTCGACGGCATCTCGGTCCTGTTCGTGATGCTGACCACCTTCATGATGCCGCTGGTCATCGCGGCAAGCTGGAACGTCGAAACACGGGTCAAGGAATACATGATCGCCTTCCTCGTGCTCGAGACCCTGATGCTGGGTGTCTTCATGGCGCTGGACCTGATCCTGTTCTACCTCTTCTTCGAGGCGGGGCTGATCCCGATGTTCCTGATCATCGGGATCTGGGGCGGGGCCAACCGGATCTATGCCAGCTTCAAGTTCTTTTTGTACACCTTCCTCGGCTCGGTTCTGATGCTGGTGGCGATGGTGGCGATGTACACCGACGCCGGCACCACATGCATCGGGGCCTGCGACGTGAGCCTGCTGAACCATACCTTCGCCTCCGACACCTTCAGCGTGCTGGGCGTCCAGGTGATCGGCGGGATGCAGACCCTGATGTTCATCGCCTTCTTTGCCAGCTTCGCTGTCAAGATGCCGATGTGGCCGGTGCACACGTGGTTGCCCGACGCGCACGTTCAGGCGCCCACGGCCGGCTCCGTGGTGCTGGCGGCGATCCTGCTCAAGATGGGTGGATACGGCTTCCTGCGGTTTTCGCTGCCGATGTTCCCGGTAGGGTCGGAGGTGCTGACACCGCTGGTGCTGTGGATGAGCGCCATTGCCATCGTCTATACCTCGCTGGTCGCGCTTGTTCAGGAAGACATGAAAAAGCTGATCGCCTATTCGTCGGTCGCGCACATGGGCTTTGTCACAATGGGCATTTTCGCCGCGAACCAGCAGGGCGTTGACGGGGCGATCTTCCAGATGGTCAGCCACGGCTTCATCTCGGGCGCGCTGTTCCTCTGCGTCGGCGTGATCTACGACCGGATGCACACCCGCGAGATCGACGCCTACGGGGGTCTGGTGAACCGGATGCCGGCCTATGCGCTGATCTTCATGCTGTTCACGATGGCGAACGTGGGCCTGCCTGGCACATCGGGTTTCGTGGGCGAATTCCTGACCTTGATGGGCACGTTCCAGGTGAACACCTGGGTTGCCGCGGTGGCGACAACCGGCGTGATCTTCTCGGCAGCCTACGCGCTCTGGCTGTACCGCCGGGTGGTGATGGGCGACCTGATCAAGGAAAGCCTGCGGTCGATCACCGACATGACCGCACGGGAGAAGTGGATCTTCGCGCCTCTCGTCGTGATGACGCTCCTGCTCGGGGTCTACCCGTCCCTTGTGCTGGACATGATCGGGCCTTCCGTCGCCGCGCTTGTTGAAAATTATGACCTCGCGCTGGAGGCGGCAGGGACCGCCGTCCAGACCGCCGAAGTGTCGAACTAA
- a CDS encoding biotin--[acetyl-CoA-carboxylase] ligase, producing MAWPDGYNRHVLDSVDSTLAEAARRLSAGASAEWILALEQTAARGRRGRSWSTPRGNFAATLILPCSEPPARAALRSFVSSLALYRAFEEVTGLPGSFALKWPNDVLLNGGKVAGILLEASGSTLLIGIGVNLANAPAAAEVEAGAVTPVSIAAELGIDVAPEVFLDVLASEYAVLEDRFSTYGFEPIRTAWMAHAARRGEVIRARTARHETRGVFEDVDDQGNLILGTEAGRVPIAAADVFF from the coding sequence ATGGCCTGGCCAGACGGATACAACCGGCACGTTCTCGACTCCGTCGATTCGACCTTGGCCGAGGCGGCACGCCGCCTGTCGGCAGGCGCGTCGGCCGAGTGGATACTCGCCTTGGAACAGACGGCGGCGCGGGGCAGGCGGGGCCGGTCCTGGTCCACGCCGCGCGGCAATTTCGCGGCCACCCTGATCCTGCCGTGTTCCGAGCCGCCCGCACGGGCGGCGCTTCGGTCTTTCGTCTCGTCGCTCGCCCTCTACCGCGCTTTCGAGGAAGTGACGGGCCTGCCCGGGAGCTTTGCCCTGAAATGGCCGAACGACGTCCTGCTGAACGGGGGAAAAGTGGCGGGGATCCTGCTGGAAGCGAGCGGGTCGACCCTGTTGATCGGGATCGGTGTGAACCTCGCCAATGCGCCGGCCGCCGCCGAAGTCGAAGCCGGTGCGGTGACCCCGGTCAGCATCGCGGCGGAACTGGGAATCGACGTGGCACCGGAGGTGTTTCTGGACGTGCTCGCATCGGAATACGCGGTGCTGGAAGACCGCTTTTCGACATACGGGTTCGAGCCCATCCGCACCGCATGGATGGCCCATGCCGCGCGCCGGGGCGAGGTCATCCGCGCCCGTACCGCCCGCCACGAGACGCGTGGTGTCTTTGAGGATGTGGACGATCAGGGTAACCTGATACTCGGGACCGAAGCGGGCCGGGTGCCCATTGCGGCGGCTGACGTATTTTTCTGA
- the nuoL gene encoding NADH-quinone oxidoreductase subunit L, translating into METVLLFAPLVGSLICGFGWKIIGQPAAQWTATGLLFLSAILSWIVFLGFEGPTEHIAIMRFIDSGSLTTDWSIRLDRLTAIMLIVVTTVSSLVHLYSFGYMAHDENFRDTEQYRARFFAYLSFFTFAMLMLVTSDNLVQMFFGWEGVGVASYLLIGFYYRKPSANAAAIKAFVVNRVGDFGFALGIFALFLMTDSIRFDDIFAAAPDLADQTIGFLWTNWNAANLIAFLLFIGAMGKSAQLFLHTWLPDAMEGPTPVSALIHAATMVTAGVFLVCRMSPLMEFAPQAMTFVTVIGATTAFFAATVGLVQTDIKRVIAYSTCSQLGYMFVAAGVGMYSAAMFHLFTHAFFKAMLFLGAGSVIHAMHHEQDMNNYGGLRKKIPYTYAAMMIGTLAITGVGIPLTHIGFAGFLSKDAIIESAWGGGSMYGFWLLVVAAAMTSFYSWRLIFLTFHGKPRGDKHTHDHAHESPMVMLVPLGVLALGAVFSGMLWYGSFFGHADEVAEFYDIPLAEAAAQGDDHAEGAEDSGVTGPVDGDHGAGAVIEGEQGAEHHYAFGGAPGEGALYFGPDNHVLEAAHEAPVWVKVSPFIAMLLGLLMALWFYIWNPALPGRLAANQQPLYQFLLNKWYFDEIYDAIFVRPAKALGRFLWKRGDGSVIDGTLNGVAMGFVPWLTRLAGRAQSGYIFTYAFAMVIGIAVLVTWMTMTGGSH; encoded by the coding sequence ATGGAAACCGTTCTCCTTTTCGCTCCGCTCGTCGGTTCGCTCATCTGCGGCTTTGGCTGGAAGATCATCGGCCAGCCCGCCGCGCAGTGGACGGCCACCGGGCTTCTGTTCCTGTCCGCCATCCTGTCCTGGATCGTCTTTCTGGGTTTCGAAGGCCCGACCGAGCATATCGCGATCATGCGGTTCATCGATTCCGGCAGCCTGACCACCGACTGGTCGATCCGGCTGGACCGGCTGACGGCCATCATGCTGATCGTGGTCACAACCGTGTCCAGCCTCGTGCACCTGTATTCCTTCGGCTACATGGCGCATGACGAGAACTTCAGGGATACCGAGCAATACCGCGCCCGGTTCTTTGCCTACCTGTCGTTCTTCACCTTCGCGATGCTGATGCTGGTGACCTCCGACAACCTCGTGCAGATGTTCTTCGGCTGGGAAGGGGTTGGCGTCGCGTCCTACCTGCTGATCGGCTTCTACTATCGCAAACCCAGCGCCAATGCCGCGGCGATCAAGGCGTTCGTGGTGAACCGGGTGGGTGACTTCGGCTTTGCGCTCGGCATTTTCGCCCTGTTCCTGATGACGGACAGCATACGCTTCGACGATATCTTTGCCGCAGCACCCGACCTCGCGGATCAGACCATCGGCTTCCTCTGGACCAACTGGAACGCCGCGAACCTGATTGCCTTCCTGCTGTTCATCGGCGCGATGGGCAAGTCGGCACAACTGTTCCTGCACACGTGGCTTCCTGACGCCATGGAAGGCCCGACCCCGGTGTCGGCGCTGATCCACGCCGCGACGATGGTGACGGCGGGTGTCTTCCTCGTCTGCCGGATGTCGCCGCTGATGGAATTCGCCCCGCAGGCGATGACCTTTGTCACCGTGATCGGCGCGACGACGGCTTTCTTCGCCGCAACCGTGGGCCTCGTGCAGACCGACATCAAGCGCGTGATCGCCTATTCGACCTGTTCGCAGCTCGGCTACATGTTCGTGGCCGCCGGTGTGGGCATGTATTCGGCCGCGATGTTCCACCTGTTCACGCACGCCTTCTTCAAGGCGATGCTGTTCCTTGGGGCGGGGTCGGTGATCCATGCCATGCACCACGAGCAGGACATGAACAACTACGGCGGCCTGCGCAAGAAGATCCCCTATACCTACGCCGCCATGATGATCGGGACGCTGGCGATCACTGGTGTCGGCATCCCGCTTACCCACATCGGCTTCGCGGGCTTCCTGTCCAAGGACGCGATCATCGAAAGTGCCTGGGGTGGCGGTTCGATGTACGGCTTCTGGCTGCTCGTGGTCGCCGCGGCGATGACCAGCTTCTACAGCTGGAGGCTGATCTTCCTGACCTTCCACGGCAAGCCGCGCGGGGACAAGCACACGCACGATCATGCGCACGAAAGCCCCATGGTCATGCTGGTCCCGCTGGGTGTGCTGGCGCTGGGGGCGGTCTTCTCGGGGATGCTGTGGTACGGCAGCTTCTTCGGGCACGCCGACGAGGTGGCCGAATTCTACGACATCCCGCTGGCAGAGGCCGCCGCACAGGGTGACGACCACGCCGAAGGCGCGGAAGACAGCGGCGTAACCGGACCGGTCGATGGCGACCATGGCGCCGGCGCCGTGATCGAAGGAGAGCAGGGCGCGGAACACCACTATGCCTTTGGTGGCGCGCCGGGCGAAGGGGCGCTGTACTTCGGGCCCGACAACCACGTGCTCGAGGCCGCGCACGAGGCGCCGGTCTGGGTCAAGGTCAGTCCGTTCATCGCGATGCTTCTCGGCCTGCTGATGGCGCTGTGGTTCTACATCTGGAACCCCGCGCTGCCCGGTCGTCTGGCCGCGAACCAGCAGCCGCTCTACCAGTTCCTGCTGAACAAGTGGTACTTCGACGAGATCTATGACGCGATCTTTGTCCGTCCCGCCAAGGCCCTTGGCCGCTTCCTGTGGAAGCGCGGGGATGGCAGCGTGATCGACGGCACCCTGAACGGTGTCGCGATGGGCTTTGTCCCCTGGCTCACACGGCTCGCCGGTCGGGCGCAGTCGGGTTACATCTTTACCTATGCCTTTGCCATGGTGATCGGGATCGCGGTTCTGGTCACATGGATGACGATGACCGGAGGGTCCCACTGA
- a CDS encoding carboxymuconolactone decarboxylase family protein produces MSDPTNPFEAMMRQAQEMAKSFPAMDAFSPKVFEAMMGTMPKDMMEMMFGNTINEGGLDARTRLLLTLAGLTMQGAQNDVAVRQTVRHALEAGATKQHITETIGQMSVFAGVPAMSRALELAGQVWDEKEEKE; encoded by the coding sequence ATGAGTGACCCCACCAACCCCTTCGAGGCGATGATGCGCCAGGCCCAGGAGATGGCGAAGTCCTTTCCGGCGATGGATGCGTTTTCGCCCAAGGTCTTCGAGGCGATGATGGGGACGATGCCGAAGGACATGATGGAAATGATGTTCGGCAACACCATTAACGAGGGTGGACTGGACGCGCGTACGCGGCTGCTCCTGACGCTCGCCGGGCTGACGATGCAAGGGGCGCAGAACGACGTGGCGGTACGCCAGACCGTCCGCCACGCGCTGGAGGCCGGCGCGACCAAGCAACACATCACCGAGACGATTGGCCAGATGTCGGTATTCGCCGGCGTGCCCGCCATGAGCCGCGCGCTGGAACTGGCCGGGCAGGTCTGGGACGAAAAAGAGGAAAAGGAATGA